The sequence GTCAGGTTTGCCGCGATCGACGGCGGATTGGTGGCTGCGTCCGTCTCGGAGTGGAAGGAGGTCAGGATCATCCACACCACCGGGGAGGCGAAGAGCAGGGCCAGCAGCCATGCAGCGATGCCGGCGGCGGTGTTGTTGCGGGTGGGGTCCATCCGGGTCTTGCCGCGGCGTGCCCTCGTGCTGCCCGGGCTGGCGTGGGTGCTGCTTTGGGGCGCGGCGGGAGTAAGGGTGCTCATCGTGCTGCCTCCTTCTTGAAGAGCGAAAAGACGGTGCGGAGTGCGAAAGTGGCCACGATGATGGTGCCGATGACCACCACGACGCCGGCGGCGGACGCCAGGCCGTATTCATTGGCGTAGTAGAACGTCTGGTAAATGGCGTAGGGCAGGTTTGCGGTACCCAGGCCGCCCGCGGTGAGGGTAAACACGGAGTCGAAGTTCTGCACGATGTAGATGGCGCCGAGCAGGCCGCCGAGTTCCAGGTACTGGCGCAGGTGCGGAAGGGTCAGGTGCCGGAAGATCGCCCACGGTGTGGCGCCGTCCATCTGTGCCGCTTCCACGGTGTCCATGGGCCGGGACTGCAGGCCGGCGAGCAGGATGAGCATCATGAACGGCGTCCACTGCCAGACCAGCGAAACGATGACAGCCATCAGGGGCGCCTGGGAGAGCAGGTCAAGCTGCGGCGGCGTGGTGTTCCCGAAGAGCGACCAGATCCAGGTAAGGATCCCGTTGACCAGCCCGTAGGCGGGGTTAAGGAGGGCGTGCTTCCAGATGAGGGCCGCGGCCACGGGGACCACCAGGAACGGTGCAATCAGCAGGGTTCGTGCAAGGCCCCGGCCCAGGAACTTCTTGTCCAGCAGCAGCGCCAGGCCCAGTCCGATGAGCAGGCTGGCCAGGACCACTGAGACGGTGAGGATGATGGTGGTGAAGATGGCCTGGCGGAGGTCGGGGTCGGTGAGGACCGTGACGTAGTTTTCCAGGCCGGCGAAGGCTGTCTTGGTGGGGCTCAGGCTGTTCCAGTTCAGGAACGAGATGAACAGGGTCACCACGAACGGGAGCTGGGTGACGACGATAAGGAAGATCAGGGCCGGGAGCAGCGGCGCACGCCGTGCCCAGGCCATGGCGCGTTCACGCGACTTGGCACTTCGTGCGGGTCTGGCTGCGGTATGTCCCGGTCGGGAGATACGCGCCGTTGCGGTAGTCATGGGATTCTCCTGCGGTTTGGTTGGTGCTACTTGTACTTGTTGCCGATTTTTTGGGCAGCGTCCTGGCCCTTGGCCAAAGCTTCAGCCACCGTGCCCTGCCCGGCGATGGCAGAACTGACGCCCTGGGAGACATTGGTGCCCAGGGCCGCAAACTCGGGGATGCCCACAAACTGGATTCCGACGGCGGGCCGCCGCTGGGTGCCCGGGTTCTTGGGGTCAGCGTTCTCAATGGCAAAGCGTTCGGCCTGGAAGAACGGGGCTGCCTTCTGGAATTCGGCATTCTGGTAGGTGGAAATGCGTTTGCCGGACGGAACCTTCGCCCAGCCGAGCTTGGATGCCACGAGTTGTTCGTATTCCTTGGAACTGGCCCAGGCGATGAACTTCCCGGCGGCGTCCTGCTTCTTGGATGCAGCCTGCTCGGCCCAGGACCAGGTCCACAGCCAGCCGGAGGACTTAGTTTCCTTGACGGGGGCCTGGGCGTACCCGATCTTGCCCTTGACGGGGGAAGCGTCGGCTTCGAGGGCGCCTGCTGCGGAGGTTGCGTCGTACCACATGGCCGTCTTGCCCTGGCTCATGTTGTTCAGGCACTCAGTGAAGCCAGCCTGCGCGGCTCCCGCTTCGCCGTGCTGGCGGACCAGGTTGGTGTAGAACTCGGTGGCTGCCGTGAACTCCGGGCTGTTGACCCGGGCGTTCCAGTCCTTGTCGAACCAGGTTCCCCCGAAGGTGTTCACCACGGTGGTCAGGGGCGCGAAGACCTGTCCCCAGCCGGGCTGGCCACGGAGGCAAATGCCCTTCATCCCCGGTGCTGCGCCGTCCACTTTCGCCGCGATGTCCGCCACCTGGTCCCAGGTGGGTTTGTCCGGCATGGTGAGGCCCTTGGCCTCGAGGATGTCCTTGCGGTACATCAGGAAGGATGATTCGCCGTAGAACGGTTCGCCGTAAAGCTTGCCGTCCGCGCCGGTGAGTGAGGCCGTATAGGCGGGGAGAATGTCCGCCTGGTCGAAGCCGGGGTCCTTGGCAACACTGTCCAGGGGTGCCAGCCAGCCATTGGCGGAGTAGAACGGGATTTCGTAGTTGGACAGCGACGCGACGTCGTACTGGCCGGCCTGGCTGGAGAATTCCTGGCTGATCTTGGCGCGGACATCGTTCTCCGGCAGGATCGTGAAGTTGACGTTGATGCCGGTTTCCTTGGTGAAGTTGTCTGCGGTGAGTTTCTGCAGGTCCTCCATTTGGGGGTTGTTGACCATCAGCACATTGATGCTGTTGGGGTTGCCGGCGGAATTGCCTCCGCCGGCGCCCGCACAGGCCGTGGCGCTCAAGGCGATGCAGAGTGCCCCGGCAGAGAGGACGGCAGCGCGCGTTTTCGGGCGCATAAAGGACTCCTTTGTTCTTCAGGAAGATGCAGGACCGGTGCACCCGGATTGCTGCGCCGGGGTGCCGGGCTGGTGCGCGGCCACCCACCGGAATCCCCGGTGCGCCGTGCTGATGTTCCTCAAGGTTAGGTGTGGGACATACATCACAACTAGCGCCCTGGTTGCCCATTTCTGATACTTATTTTCCGCAGAGGCGCACTGCAGCACGCGCTACGCTGGGAGGGGCGGCCCGAACGCTGTCCGGAATTCATAACCAGCGGATGCACGGAGACCACCATGGCCACAGAGGATGCCGCGCAGGAAGCCACCGCGCGGCTGGCCGAAAGGCTGCTCGGCATGCGGGCCAACCGGGAGGTGATCCCGCCGGATCCCAACCACTCGGTACGCTGGCACCAGCACAGCTACCCCAGCCCGCTGGCGCGGTGGAACTACCACCCGGAGTACGAGATCCACCTCATCCGGAAGGGCACCGGAAAGTTCATCGTCGGCGACCACATCGGAACGTTTGAGGCCGGCCACGTGTCGATCGTGGGGTCAGGCCTGCCGCACGACTGGGTCAGCGACCTGGAGCCGGGCGAAGTTTTGGAGAACCGGGACGCGGTGATCCAGTTCGACGGCAAGTGGGTGGAGCAAGCCTCGGCCCTGGTCCCGGAACTGGCGGAGGTCAAGCCACTGCTGGAGCAGTCGGCGCGGGGCATCGAATTCCTGGGCCAGACCGCAGTGGCGGCAGCAGCGGCCATCGAAGGCATGGGCCCAACCACCGGCCTGCAGCGGCTGCAGCACCTGTTTGAATTGTTCGCGTTCCTGGCCGGGGCGCCGGAAGGCGACCGCCGCTACCTGGCAGAAGCCTGGTTCAGGCCGCAGCTGGACGGCCAGGCTGCCGCCGTCGTCGACCTTGTCCTGGAGTACGTGTTCAGCAACCACGCCGGCAGCGTGCGGATGTCCGAGGCCGCCGCGCTGGTGGGCATGCCTGAGCCCACGTTTTCGAAGTACTTCAAGCGGGCAACGGGGCAGAATTTCAGTGACCTGGTCCGGAAGCTGCGCCTGGCCCACGCCCGGCGCCTGCTTGAGCGCAGCGACAAGCCCGTGTCCGAGATCTGCTACGAGGTGGGCTTTTCCAACCTGTCCAACTTCAACCGGCACTTCCTCAACGACGCCGGTGAGACCCCCCGGAACTACCGGCAGCGGCTGCAGGGGTGATTGGGCGGGAGCCCGCCTAGGGTTAAGCTGGAGCCACCCGCACCAGGAACCTGGAGAACACGTACGCCATGGCTGATGACGGAGCACCCACCGCACCTTTTGACCGTGCCGTCCTGATTTTCAACCCCGGCCGGCCCGGGATGGGCCAGCGGCTTGAAGAATTGCAGCGGGATTTGGCCACGGACCTGCCGGGCCTGCGCGTCGACCTGCTGCCCACGGACTACGCGGGGCACGCCCGTGAGCTTGCGCGGACCGAAGCGGGCCGCGGCACGCCGCTCATCGTTTCGGTCAGCGGGGACGGCGGGTACAACGAGGTGGTCAACGGCGTGATGGACGTGCCCGCCAGCACGGCCGTCTGCACCGTCCTTCCTGCGGGAAACGCCAACGACCACTACCGGAGCATGCCGGTGCGGACCCTCCGGGAAGCCGTGTCGGCGGGCCGGGTCCGGCGGATCGACCTGTTGCGGATCACGTTCAGCACCAGGGATGGGGAGCGGGTCCTGTACGCACACTCATACGTCGGGTTCGGACTGACTCCCTTGATGGCCATCGGCATCGAACAGGGCGGCAAAGGAAAAATCCTGGAGCTCATCTCCGTTGCCCGCACCCTCTCGGGACTTAAGCCTTTTGAGCTTGTGCGGGACGACGGGGCCACAGCTCGGTTCGACAGCCTGATCCTGGCCAACATTTCGCGCATGGCAAAGTACGGGACCGTCAGTGAGTCCCACCACCCGGACGATGGCCGGTTCGAGGTGGTGACGCTGCCGCACGCCGGGCTGGTGAAAATGGCATTGATGACGCTCCGCGCCGTGACCCTTGGGCTGGGGCATCAGCCGAGCGTCAGCAGCTACGCCTTCTCAACCCGGGAGGCTGTCCCCTGCCAGATCGACGGTGAGGTGGTTTACGTTGAGGCCGGAACCCATGTCCTGGTTGAAAGTGCGCCGGGCGCCCTGGCCACTGTCTGAACCGCAGGCCGTCCAGAAGCGTGGCTAGGGCTGGACGGAGTCGAAGAATTTGTAGTCCGGGTCCGGTTGGCCGGGCTCGGCCTCATGGGATTTCATGCGAATGAAATCCACGTCCTGCTGGCAAAGCGTGGTCTCGCCGTGGGCATCGTCGTTGGTGCCTTGGCCCGTGGCCGCACTGATTTCCGCGGAAATTGTCCGCGGAAGGATCATGCAGCCGGGGTTGGCCAGCAACCACTGCGTCACCGGGCCGGGAAGCCGGTTCCACTGGTCTCGAATACGGATGTCTGTCATGGGGTGCCTTTCGTGGTGGGGGAGGACGCTGCCACGCCCGGGATGCCATGGTGCCGGCCGCGGTGGACGCAACCGGCACGGGGCAGTAAGGCTTAGTCGAAGTGGATCTCAGCGGCGGCCCTGCGAAGGGATCCGAGGCGCTCTTCCTCGACCAGGCCCAGCGCATCCAGCTCGTTGCTGTGGTCAGTACGTTCCTGGGCCGCCTGGTTCGAGATATCACGCAGGATCATGCCCACGAGACGGGCCAACCCCGCCTTGAGGTCAACCAGGTTGGTGTTGCTGATCAGGAGGCGGCGGTCCGAGACCCTCAGCTCCACGTCGCTGTACCCGGCATCGGCCAGGCGCTGTCGGGTACCGGCCCCGTGCAGCAGATCGACCTCGCGGGGCTGGGGCCGGCGGGAAAAGACAGCCGGCACGGTATACCGCGTGGGGCCTTGGGCAGTGCCCAGGTCGTGGGGCAACGCGGATGCGAGGACTCCGCTGACCGATAACGCCGAGTCGGCGCGTACGGCAGAGTCTTGAATGGTGGTCATGGTGGTCTACCAGCCTTCTAAGGATGCACTGCCGGATCCCGGGACGCGGGCCGGAGGTGGCTGCGCAGGGGACCCGGGACCGGATCGCCTGCAGGGGAGGGCAACGGGTTATGCCGGTCTGGCCCGTGAATCACTTGCGGCCACCCTCGTTGTACCGATTCCTTGCCGCGCCGGCGTCGAAGTTACTCGGTACGGCGGGCGCCGGCGGCCGGTGAAGGCTGCTGGAGAATCAGGCTCATTTCCGGGGCAACGGATGTCCTGTCACGATGTCCCGAGATATTTTGAGTCTACGCCCAACAGCGGGTCCGCAGGGCGCGGAGCGGGATCCGGATCGCCGAATGAAGGACGCCGGCCGGACCGGTAGGCGGAATCAATGACGGATTCGACTTCGTCGAACACTGTTTGGTTTCCGGGGAGGACCACATGGGCAAGGAATTCCGATTCAAGGGTCGCAATTCCCGCGGCCGCCGCGCCGAGCTTGCCGTCGATCGACATGGCCAGGGCTCGCCAGGATTTGCGGTTGGCCCGTTCGAGGACTTTCGCGTTGGCTTCGTGGACCCGGCTGTCCGCGATGTCCCCGCGAATGGCCAGGGCGCCATCTGACTGCAGCAACGGCATGACAATCCGGAATTGCCGTCCGGCGCCCCGGAACGCCACCGCGCTCCGGTCCCCTCGCTGGGTGAACATGATGTCCGTTGCCCCGTAGTCCGTGAGCGCCTGCCTGATGTGCTTCCGGGAAGCCTCACTGCTGAAGGAATCGCCGCGGGTGTAAGGGCTTGTCATCTCCTAACTATGCGCCCCGCGGCCACCCTTTCCTAACACCGCCATAACGCATCAGCCGCGGAACAGCAATGGACCCGGCAAACGGTTCCATGCCGTCCGTTGCCGGGTCCATTCGAGGCAGGCGTGCAGCCCGGCCAGGCTCAGACGCCTGCGTTGTACACGTCCAGCCCAAACCGGTTCAGCCCGGGCGTCCCGGCGTAACCCAGGTAGGGCAGGCCGAAGGTATCCTCGATGCTGGCCAGCAGGCTGTAGTGGTTGTACGGCGTGGTGGACCAGGTGCCGCCCTTGGTGAAGGGGGACAGCACCAGGGCGCCCACCCTGCCGCCGCCCATCCCGGTGATGCCGGGCAGCGCGGCGTTTGGTCCGGGACCTTCGCCGCAGCAGGCGCTGGCGTCGGACTGCGGCCCGTCTGACTCATCGAAGGTGATCACCAGGACGCCGTCCTGCTTAAATGCCGGGGAGCTGGTGATGACCGGAACCCATTGCTTGAGCCAGGCGTCAGCGCTGGCCAGTCCGCCGGGCTGCCCGTCCACGCAGGGGGAATCGTGTCCGTCGTGGCAGAGGTTGGGCGTGATCATGGACAGGTTGGGCGTTGTGGCAGCCGAGGCGAGGTCTGTCTGCAAGGCGGAGAGGTCGACGTCGTTCGTGGCGCAGTCCGGTGAGCCGGTGATCCCGGCAAAGTAGACGAACGGGTTGTGGCGGGCGGCGTACTGGTCGCCCACCTTGGCTTTCTGGGTGTCATCGACGGCGCCCAGCGCGGGGTGCCGGCAAGGGGTGCCCATGTCCTCCATGTACCCCTTCCACGATTTCCCGGCGTCTTTGAGCTGCACGGCCACGGTGGGAACGCTGGCCGGGAACACGCAGCCGTCGCCGACTGCCTGGCCCGGGCTGGCAGTGCCGCTGCCGACGAACGGGGTGTAGGTCTGGCAGTCGGCCTGCATCTGCGGGTTGGATCCCTGGCCGGAAATCTGCGCCACATAGTTGGGCTGGGAGTTGTGCGCCGTGCCGTAATACTGGTTCAGCAGGACGCCCTGGCTGCGCAGGGTCTGCGAAAGATATGGAGCGGCCGACGCCGGGCCCCAGGTTTCGTCGTAGCCCTTGTTTTCGAGGTTGATGACGAAGACGTGGTTGGCTCCGGGCAGGTAGCCCTGGCTTGGTGTCGAAGCGGTGGGGGCGCTGGTGGCGGCGGCCGGGTTGAGGGTGGCCGCAGTTCCACCGATGGCGGCAGCAAGCACGGCCATGGCGGCCAAGGCGGTGCGGAGTTTCATTTTCACGGGAGCTTCCATCCGTCAGCGAGTGCTTTTTCTTTCAGGCCGGACCATTCCTCGGCCGGGGGCGGACCCACCGGGGTGCAGGCGGGGCCGGCCACGAAGGGCGGGACCAAGTAGGTGGGCGCAGCCAGGTTCGCGGGGGTGCCAAAATCCAGGACTTCGGCGATGTTGCGGGCCGCGTGGTCGCGCGGGGTCAGGGGAGCCAGGCTCCAGCGCCATTCGATGGCCTTCAGGACCGAGGTGTGGTCGTAGACGTCGTGGGCCACATACCGGCGCCGTGCCCGGGGTGAGACCACCAGGGACGGAACCCGGAAACCGCGGAGCGCTGTTTCGGGGCTGCTGTCCGGCGCCGTGGTGGGCGGCACGTGGTCATAAAAGCCGCCCCACTCGTCGTAGTTGACCACCAGCATGGTGTTGGCCCAGCCCGGACCGGACGTGACCGCGTTGTAGACCTCGGCGAGGAATGTTTCGCCGGAACGGATGTCGGCATGGGGATGGTCGTCTCCGGAGGTTCCGGAGCCCTCGTCGGTGAACCGCGGATCCACGAAGGAAACGGCCGGCAGGGCCCCGGCGGAGCAGTCAGCGAGGAACTCCGCGTAGGGGCGGGAGATGCCTTGGTACTTGGTTCCCCAGAGTGCCGTGAACGGGATGTCGCCGTAGTAGTACTTGCCCGGAATACCCGCCGCGGCCAGCCGATCCCAGATGGTGGGCAGGGCTGAGGTGGCGGAGGAGTTGTGGATCCGGTCCGTGGCCGCAGCATGCTGGTAGAAGCGGTTCGGGTAGGTTTCGGCCATGGTGGCGGCGAAGTAGCGGTCGCAGACGGTCCAGTCCGGGCCTGCCTGGCGCCAGAAGTCCAGATCGGCTTCGCCGTAGTAACCCACGGCGAACTCGTCGTTTTCGCCGGCCCGCAGCCAGCCGTCGTTCTTGCCGTTGTTGTACTGGATCCGGCCGCCCTCGTAGGAGTGGTCCGGGTCCGGGTGCCCGCAGCCTTGGAAATCGGCCAGGTGGTAGGTGGAGTGCGGGATGCCGTAGCGGTCGGTGTAGCTAAGCCCGGACTGCTTCCCGTCTGCCCCGGGCATCCAGCCCAGGAAGTGGTCAAAGGAACGGTTTTCCATCATCACCACGATGATGTGTTCAATGCCTGAGTCACCGGGCGCGGGAAGCGCGGGCGGTGCGGCTGAGGCCGGCCGGAAGGTGCTGCCGGCGGCCAGGGTAGTGGCGGCAGCCGTTCCCGCGGCCCCCAGGAAGTGGCGTCTTGAAAGATTCACGTCTGATTCCTTGCAGGTCCGATGGACGGCGACACGGGCACGCCCCCACCCTGGGCCGGTCGCCGGTAAGTTACTTGTCGGTAAGGTTTTGGGTTCACCAGTAGATCACGGAGAGGTCACGGCTCCGGCGGAAACCGGGGTTCGTTCACGGAGAGTTCATTGGACGTTTCCGAACCTGTCCGGCGGGTCGCTGACGGGAGCCGGAGCGCCACTCGGCGTAAAATCCACGCCGTTCGGCGCGCCAACAGTACGTTTGCTGATGATTTGCATGATGATTGCCCAAGGCAAGGGGCCGGGCTCACTAAGGTCTTTCGCCTCTGGATCGATCAGACATCGACGTCTTCGACAAGCAAAGGGAAACAACCATGGGCTTCCTGGACCGTGACCACTCCATCGCCCCGCCGGGCTTCAACCGCTGGCTGGTCCCGCCCGCCGCGCTCGCCGTCCATCTGTGCATCGGCCAGGCCTACGCCACCAGCGTGTACAAGACCGCACTGGTCAAGCATTTCGGCGCCAGCCTGACCGAGGTGGGCGTCATCTTTTCCATCGCCATCGTGATGCTGGGCCTTTCCGCCGCGGTCATGGGTACCTGGGTGGACACCAACGGCCCGCGCAAGGCGATGTTCACGTCCGCGATGTTCTGGGCCGGCGGCTTCCTCATCGGCTCGCTGGGCATCTTCACGCGCCAGCTCTGGCTGGTCTACCTGGGCTACGGCGTGGTGGGCGGCATCGGGCTGGGCATCGGCTACATCTCGCCGGTGTCCACGCTGATTAAGTGGTTCCCGGACCGGCCGGGCCTGGCCACCGGCATGGCGATCATGGGCTTCGGCGGCGGCGCGCTGATCGCCAGCCCTGTGTCCCAGGCCCTGCTCAAGGCGTACGATCCCAACTCCGGCGCCCAGGGCTGGGTTGCCAGCGGAGATGCCGTGGGCAAGCTCTTCCTCACCCTCGCCGTCGTCTATCTCGCCTACATGCTGTTCGGTGCGTTCACCGTCCGGGTGCCCGCCGACGGCTGGCGGCCTGCCGGGTTCGACCCCTCCAAGGTCAAGGCGGCCAAACTGGTGACCACCGAGAACGTCTCGGCGAAGAACGCGATCAAGACCCGGCAGTTCTGGCTGGTGTGGGTGGCACTGTTCTGCAACGTGACGGCCGGCATCGGCATCCTGGAGCAGGCGGCGCCGATGATCACGGACTTCTTCCGGCAGTCCGACGGCAAGTCCCTGGTGAGCGCCGGCGTCGCTGCCGGCTTCGTGGGGCTGCTGTCCATCGGCAACATGTCCGGCCGGTTCGCCTGGTCCGCCACCTCCGACGTCACCGGCCGCAAGCGTATCTACATGGTGTACCTGGGCGTAGGTGCCGTGCTGTACACGGTGCTGGCGCTGGCTGGGTCCAGCGCCACGGCCCTCTACGTGGTGCTCGCCTTCATTATCATCTCGTTCTATGGGGGCGGTTTTGCCACCGTCCCGGCCTACTTGCGGGACCTTTTCGGGACCTACCAGGTGGGCGCCATCCACGGCCGGCTCCTCACCGCCTGGTCCGCCGCCGGCGTGGCCGGGCCGCTGATCGTCAACAGCATCCTGGACGCGCAGGGCAAGCCGGGCCAGCTGAATGGCGCGTCCTACCAGCCCGCGCTGCTGACCATGGTGGCGCTGCTGGTGATTGGCTTTGTGGCCAACCTACTGGTCAAACCGGTGGACCCACGGTTCCATGAATCCCGCCCCGAACAGCACCTAACCCCCAAGGAGGCCTGAAATGAGCAGCACCGCACATCCCCACGGCGCGCACGAGCCGGTCCGCAAGTCCACCGGCAGGCTGGTCCTGGCCTGGATCCTGGTGGGCATTCCCCTGGCCTACGGGGTCTTCCAGACGCTCACCCAGGTGGCAGCGCTCTTCGGCTAGCCCCGGGCCCGGCCTCGCGTCACGCAGGGCAGGCTTTAGCAGCAACGGACGGCGGCGGGTCCCGGCTTTCCGGGGTTCCGCCGTCTTTCCTTGGTCTAAAGCATGCCGTCCGTGACGCGGGGGCGCGGCGCGGATTCACGCCACGGCGGGTTTCCTGAGCCGGCGGCGCAGGACGGTTGCGGTCACCCACGTCACCAGGCTGCACGCCGCGGCTCCCCAGAGGATGTCCGTCAAGGCCACCAGTGCGGTGAAATCCTTCAGCACGGCGAACCCGGTCAGCGCCCAAGTGGCGTAGGTGAAGAAGCCAAACAGCGCAGCGCCCGTTACCCGCTGCCGCACCGTGGCCCCGGAGCTGTTGGGCCGCACGCCGTAGTGCACCATTCCCGCCACGAAGACGAGATAGAACAGCACCGCGCCGGGCAGGTTGGCCTTGGGTGCCAGCAGGTGGCCGATCTGGCTCTGGTAGAGCGGGTTGGCCACCAGCAGGATCCACACCACGTCCAGCACGGCGAAAATCAGGGCGCTGACAACGTAGGCGGCCAGCCAGTTCTTGGTGCGGGGGCTCATGGAGGACTCCTTGCGTCGGGTGCGGGTCAGGAGTGGTTCGAAGCCACGGCCGGGGGTGGACTGCCTGAACCCGAAAGCTGTACACCTCCACCCATACAATCCCGCTCCGGCTACGAACACACAGTGGACAAGGCCACCACGGCTGAGTTGTTGTTGGATCAAACCGTGCCCGTCGGGGCGCGGACGGGACCGGCCGTGCAGCAGCGCGCGGCGGGCCAGGGGAAAGGAAGCTGTCTGTGAACCAGAAGAGCCGCAATGCGCTCATCAGTACCATCGTTGCCGTGGTGGTGGCCGTGCTCATCGCGCTGGCCGGCAGCCAGGGCGGATCCAGGATTGGCGGCTTCCCGGTCTTCGCCCTGGGGGTGGCCATCGCCTTTGTGATCCAGTGGCTGGTGTTCATCCCGTCCTACAAGGCGCAGACGGAGAAGTTCTACGACCTCACCGGCGCCCTGACGTACATCTCCATCACGGTGTTCCTTATGCTGGCGTCCCCGGGCGTGGATGCCCGCGGCATGCTGTTGGCGGCCATGGTGGTGCTCTGGGCCGCGAGGCTGGGCAGCTTCCTGTTCCTGCGGATCAGCAAGCATGGTAAGGACGACCGCTTCGATGAGCTCAAGCCGGACTTCTTCCGCTTCCTGAACACGTGGACCATCCAGGGCCTGTGGGTGGTGCTTACGGCTGCGCTCGCGTGGGTGGCCATCACGTCGGACAAGAAGGTGGGCCTGGACGGGTTCTTCTGGGTGGGCCTGGTGGTGTGGCTCGCCGGCATCAGCATCGAGACCGCAGCCGATCTCCAGAAGAACCGGTTCAAGGACGACCCCAGGAACAAGGGCCGCTTCATCAGCACCGGCTTGTGGTCCCGGTCCCGCCACCCCAACTACTTTGGCGAAATCACGCTGTGGGTGGGCGTTGCCATCATTGCGCTGCCGGTCCTGCAGGGCTGGCAGTGGGCGGCGCTGGTCTCCCCGCTGTTCGTGGCGCTGCTGCTGACCAAGGGCAGCGGCGTACCGCCACTGGAGAAGAAGGCGGACAAGGAGTGGGGCGGCCAGGCCGACTACGAGGAGTACAAGAAGAGCACCCCGGTGCTGGTGCCAAAGCTCAAGTAGGGCTTGCCCCTGGCAGGGCGGACGACGGCGGCACCCGGGTGGGTGGCGCCGTCGTCCGGATCCTGGGGGCTTTAGGGGCAAGCAGGACGGTTGCGTTGGGCAAGTATCGTGCATGCGACGAATGCAGGTACCGGCTACTCGTGACATGTGCCGGGGGCGCCCCTACTCTTCGAGGACAGCGCGGTTATGCAGGGGCCGGATGCGCTGCGCGTGCTGCTGGGGCATGGAGTTTCAACTCCAGGGAGCGACATTGCGAGATAACAGATTTTTTGGCATCGGCGGCCGCAGCGGCAACCGGAAGACTTCCCGGCGTGCCGACACAGGTGGTGGCGGTCCGGCAGGCCGTCATCACGACGGGCCGCGGGATATCCGGCCCCAGGCCCTGCTGACAG comes from Pseudarthrobacter sp. NIBRBAC000502770 and encodes:
- a CDS encoding DUF2177 family protein: MSPRTKNWLAAYVVSALIFAVLDVVWILLVANPLYQSQIGHLLAPKANLPGAVLFYLVFVAGMVHYGVRPNSSGATVRQRVTGAALFGFFTYATWALTGFAVLKDFTALVALTDILWGAAACSLVTWVTATVLRRRLRKPAVA
- a CDS encoding DUF1295 domain-containing protein; protein product: MNQKSRNALISTIVAVVVAVLIALAGSQGGSRIGGFPVFALGVAIAFVIQWLVFIPSYKAQTEKFYDLTGALTYISITVFLMLASPGVDARGMLLAAMVVLWAARLGSFLFLRISKHGKDDRFDELKPDFFRFLNTWTIQGLWVVLTAALAWVAITSDKKVGLDGFFWVGLVVWLAGISIETAADLQKNRFKDDPRNKGRFISTGLWSRSRHPNYFGEITLWVGVAIIALPVLQGWQWAALVSPLFVALLLTKGSGVPPLEKKADKEWGGQADYEEYKKSTPVLVPKLK